Proteins found in one Streptococcus mitis genomic segment:
- a CDS encoding tetratricopeptide repeat protein — MSVINYYEELGISETSSLDDIKKSIKSNRRRYRQLTGSPNIDQRSMAERKMEVIAQAEKVFESEETRQKYDRELENSKQSSEGVPDSTPTNHSNSSYLDSARQAFYSGKKSLAYSYIEEALKINRNDADVWYFKAMISLEDRKLSDAELAISEANRLRPKNADILSLLGDVYCEQNQQKFAIQYYQEAFELSNNSFYLLKKGRSLFLFDQYKQAVKDVRYLYDHYLEENKNNEEYIYYLLSCSYREIGDNEEAYNFARKLVDVSDSLEHKLHYAGILFLKSEDECENYLDTLNERYGNNHDFQQVYFKLLLDITIERMKKAPDTDVEAFFRKYIDRTKYENEAVLDNKARVRIAEAYLAKAQSLGIENKIRDNDFYNEFIENKNYINYATTRHSQGMGCLMFILVFAANWFLSGFFDKFVHSFWISNALSLALLSNIVLYYNYPKGWQINRRKKG; from the coding sequence ATGTCGGTCATAAACTATTATGAAGAGTTAGGGATTTCAGAAACAAGTTCATTAGATGATATTAAGAAAAGTATCAAGTCAAATAGAAGACGCTATCGCCAGTTGACAGGTTCACCAAATATTGATCAAAGATCAATGGCTGAGAGAAAGATGGAAGTCATTGCACAGGCAGAAAAAGTATTTGAAAGTGAAGAAACCAGACAAAAATATGATAGGGAATTAGAAAATTCTAAACAAAGTTCTGAAGGAGTCCCTGATTCGACTCCAACTAATCATTCAAATTCAAGCTATCTTGATTCAGCTAGACAGGCCTTCTATTCAGGAAAGAAATCATTAGCTTATTCCTACATCGAAGAAGCCTTAAAAATAAATCGAAATGATGCGGATGTTTGGTATTTCAAGGCTATGATTAGCCTTGAAGATAGAAAGTTATCGGATGCAGAATTAGCTATCAGTGAAGCTAATAGATTGAGACCTAAAAACGCAGATATCTTATCTTTGCTAGGTGATGTTTATTGTGAACAGAATCAGCAAAAGTTTGCAATTCAGTATTATCAGGAAGCTTTTGAACTATCTAATAATTCCTTTTACCTTTTGAAAAAGGGGAGATCACTATTTTTATTTGATCAGTATAAACAGGCAGTAAAAGATGTTCGATATCTGTATGATCATTATTTAGAAGAAAATAAAAATAATGAAGAATATATTTATTACCTTTTATCATGCTCTTATAGAGAAATTGGAGATAATGAGGAAGCCTATAATTTTGCAAGGAAATTAGTAGATGTTTCGGATTCACTAGAGCATAAACTACATTATGCAGGTATTCTATTTTTGAAATCTGAAGATGAGTGTGAAAATTATTTAGATACCTTAAACGAACGCTATGGTAACAATCACGATTTCCAGCAAGTATATTTTAAGTTACTATTAGATATCACGATAGAGCGTATGAAAAAAGCACCTGATACAGACGTTGAGGCTTTCTTTAGAAAATATATTGATCGAACAAAATATGAGAATGAAGCAGTTCTAGATAATAAGGCGCGTGTTCGAATTGCAGAAGCTTACTTGGCCAAGGCACAAAGTTTAGGGATTGAAAATAAAATTAGAGATAATGATTTTTACAATGAATTTATTGAAAATAAAAATTATATCAATTATGCCACAACACGCCATTCACAAGGTATGGGATGTCTCATGTTCATCTTAGTTTTTGCAGCCAATTGGTTTTTGAGTGGTTTCTTTGATAAGTTTGTACATAGCTTTTGGATTAGTAACGCATTAAGTTTGGCATTGTTATCAAATATTGTATTGTATTACAATTACCCTAAAGGATGGCAAATAAATAGAAGAAAGAAAGGATAA
- a CDS encoding nucleotide exchange factor GrpE: MSEEVLHEKVSYIVDKVEDIESLITRRLLEDKAKNSLIEELKQYLIYRQDLDKGEKFAPFMKQILQVIDRIESSEEKSDLLTSIAEELLQILSLNGLQVIDNSGMIDPSMHEVVNTVAVTDEQSENNIVEVLQKGYLLNNRVLRPSKVTIAK, translated from the coding sequence ATGAGTGAAGAAGTATTGCACGAAAAAGTTTCGTATATCGTAGATAAAGTTGAAGATATAGAATCTTTAATTACACGCCGTTTATTGGAAGATAAAGCAAAAAATAGTCTGATTGAAGAACTGAAGCAGTATTTAATCTATAGACAGGATTTAGATAAGGGTGAGAAATTTGCTCCATTTATGAAACAGATTCTTCAAGTTATTGATCGTATTGAATCATCTGAAGAAAAATCAGATTTGCTTACTTCAATTGCTGAAGAGCTTCTGCAAATTCTTTCATTGAATGGATTACAAGTTATTGATAACAGTGGAATGATTGACCCAAGTATGCATGAGGTTGTTAATACAGTAGCAGTTACTGATGAACAAAGTGAAAATAATATTGTTGAAGTATTGCAAAAAGGATATTTGTTAAATAACAGGGTTCTTAGACCAAGTAAAGTGACTATTGCTAAATAA
- a CDS encoding DUF6287 domain-containing protein, whose amino-acid sequence MKKFLLATTLLLTLVLGGCQYLPWNKSVETPSDSTSETSVATPEIDYSSYNKVLDDYEKVAKGTLPTGMDVNPLASQVKSSQGFYTDVVYHKTDLNNDGVDELLLALEMKSGEKSLLDIRTLKDGKVIRLTNQENRLDQIGERMTIGILPDNSLLYRGAGTATSHIYAHYQFSEDGQSLVKAKEAQELVDLGVGSPISLETLSWKSVSDKLPGGSSADKGKPSVDYSPYNSILKDYEFLLDHKSEVKDTINLTANIYAGMAERSQAFTYAMVDMDKNGIDELIVSSKNGSEILDIFTLKDQKVIRLTNAENKMQMLGTRFKAYLLEDGKLYTQWNPFAGDPQTIHTIWKLNSSGDKLEKVKEAKTEDEVSPGARMNLSNLTWKSVTEKFAATASSSNQNTSGKMDINAIKNGDFSSIEGRWSKGHGGEDLVFSKDGLIAPEGFKVDLTESELVNGLLIARYSAKDFGVFIQFVPAGVRIPDGTSMGKVVTDASDISKDRIIFHAAFPLHGDPEQFLYRVE is encoded by the coding sequence ATGAAAAAGTTTTTATTAGCCACAACGCTTTTACTGACACTAGTTCTAGGAGGCTGTCAGTATCTACCTTGGAACAAAAGCGTAGAAACACCATCTGATTCAACATCAGAAACATCTGTAGCGACTCCAGAGATAGACTACAGTTCCTATAATAAAGTTTTGGATGACTATGAAAAAGTAGCGAAAGGCACCTTGCCAACAGGTATGGATGTCAATCCTCTGGCTAGTCAAGTGAAGTCTTCTCAAGGATTTTATACAGATGTGGTTTACCACAAGACGGATTTGAATAATGATGGAGTCGATGAACTTTTACTTGCTCTTGAAATGAAGAGTGGCGAAAAGAGTTTGCTGGATATCCGCACTTTAAAAGATGGAAAGGTGATTCGTCTGACCAATCAAGAAAATCGTTTAGACCAGATTGGTGAGAGAATGACGATCGGTATCTTGCCAGACAATTCTCTGCTCTATCGTGGGGCTGGTACAGCAACGAGTCACATCTATGCTCACTACCAATTTAGTGAAGACGGGCAGTCTTTGGTAAAGGCTAAGGAGGCTCAAGAACTAGTAGATCTTGGGGTCGGTTCGCCCATTTCTCTAGAGACTCTAAGTTGGAAGTCAGTTTCTGATAAACTTCCAGGAGGAAGCAGTGCAGATAAGGGGAAACCAAGTGTAGATTACAGTCCTTATAATAGCATTTTGAAGGATTATGAATTTCTTCTAGACCATAAATCAGAAGTTAAGGATACTATCAATCTAACCGCTAATATCTATGCAGGGATGGCAGAACGCAGTCAAGCCTTTACCTATGCAATGGTTGATATGGATAAAAATGGTATTGATGAATTGATTGTCTCTTCGAAAAATGGTAGTGAGATTTTAGATATTTTTACACTCAAAGATCAGAAAGTTATTCGCCTCACCAATGCTGAAAATAAAATGCAGATGCTTGGAACACGCTTTAAGGCCTATCTCCTAGAAGATGGGAAGCTTTATACCCAGTGGAATCCGTTCGCAGGCGATCCACAAACCATTCATACCATTTGGAAGTTGAATAGTAGTGGGGACAAACTAGAGAAGGTTAAAGAAGCTAAGACAGAGGATGAAGTCAGTCCTGGTGCTCGAATGAATCTATCTAATCTGACTTGGAAATCTGTAACAGAAAAATTTGCTGCAACAGCATCTTCATCAAATCAAAATACTTCTGGGAAAATGGATATAAACGCCATAAAAAATGGAGATTTTTCTAGTATTGAAGGAAGATGGAGTAAAGGTCACGGAGGAGAAGACTTAGTCTTTAGTAAAGATGGCTTGATAGCACCAGAGGGATTTAAAGTTGACCTTACAGAATCAGAATTGGTAAATGGTTTGTTGATAGCTCGCTATTCGGCCAAAGATTTTGGAGTCTTTATTCAGTTCGTACCAGCAGGAGTTAGAATACCGGATGGGACATCTATGGGTAAGGTGGTCACGGATGCTTCGGATATTAGTAAAGATCGAATCATCTTCCATGCTGCATTTCCGCTACATGGCGATCCAGAACAATTCTTATATCGTGTGGAATAA
- a CDS encoding N-acetylmuramoyl-L-alanine amidase family protein: MKKYILLASAVLAVGLATTTSDTNPFFVSTVRADEQTLTTAAKYYIIVPNDSKVFKNWKGTVNRPIISATKTTPELSYFQESDRNYIAYENKSGANYIEWKGSVEEFKEAIKKLSSQTTASSIPKTSNQSTTSQKDGWSGSSYYQNGTKVTSKWIFDKNYNSYFYLDASGNYVQNAWEGDYYLKSGGYMAKKEWIYDKNYGAYYYLTSDGYYARNAWVGNYYLKSNGKMAKNEWIYDNNYKSYYYLTSEGSYARNTWVGDYYLKSNGKMAKGEWIYDSNDSSYYYLTSEGRYARNTWVGDYYLKSNGKMAVNERTPDGYQVDESGKWIRSQGTHTSSSSQATSLGIGLYHVNDAMTYIDIALPSTPSSSYQVAYDFALVDANTGSVSTQTQFTVTYNPSLRAFQTRHFFSDTPDGSYRFVIKGKGQDGKVYDGQSVVFRVKNHRFVG; encoded by the coding sequence ATGAAAAAATACATTTTACTCGCTTCTGCTGTTTTAGCAGTGGGTCTTGCTACTACAACAAGTGATACAAATCCTTTCTTTGTGTCAACTGTTAGAGCGGATGAACAAACGCTGACTACAGCTGCAAAATATTATATCATTGTCCCTAATGATTCAAAAGTATTTAAAAATTGGAAGGGAACTGTCAATCGTCCCATTATTTCGGCTACAAAAACTACCCCGGAATTATCTTATTTCCAAGAATCCGATCGCAACTATATCGCTTATGAGAATAAGTCTGGTGCCAATTACATAGAGTGGAAAGGAAGTGTAGAAGAGTTTAAAGAGGCGATTAAGAAGCTAAGTAGTCAAACAACAGCTTCCTCAATTCCAAAGACTTCTAACCAATCAACAACAAGTCAAAAAGATGGCTGGTCGGGTTCGTCCTACTACCAAAATGGTACTAAAGTTACCAGTAAGTGGATTTTCGATAAGAACTATAATTCCTACTTCTACCTAGATGCTTCAGGTAATTATGTTCAAAATGCATGGGAAGGTGATTACTATCTTAAGTCAGGTGGCTACATGGCTAAGAAGGAGTGGATTTATGATAAGAACTATGGTGCTTATTATTACTTAACCTCAGATGGCTACTATGCCCGCAACGCTTGGGTGGGTAACTATTATCTCAAGTCAAACGGGAAAATGGCTAAAAATGAGTGGATTTATGATAACAACTATAAATCCTACTACTATTTGACCTCAGAAGGTAGTTATGCTCGTAATACTTGGGTAGGTGATTATTACCTCAAGTCAAACGGTAAGATGGCTAAAGGTGAGTGGATTTATGACAGTAACGACAGTTCTTACTATTACTTAACCTCAGAAGGGCGTTATGCTCGTAATACTTGGGTAGGTGATTACTATCTCAAGTCAAACGGTAAGATGGCAGTGAATGAGCGTACCCCAGATGGCTACCAAGTAGATGAATCAGGCAAGTGGATCCGCTCTCAGGGAACTCATACAAGTAGTAGTTCACAAGCAACATCATTAGGAATAGGCCTTTACCATGTCAATGATGCTATGACCTATATCGATATTGCTCTACCTAGCACACCATCTTCATCTTATCAAGTAGCCTATGATTTTGCCTTAGTTGATGCAAATACAGGTTCAGTTTCTACACAAACCCAGTTTACTGTGACCTACAATCCAAGTCTACGTGCTTTTCAAACTCGTCACTTCTTTAGTGACACTCCAGATGGTAGTTATCGCTTTGTTATCAAAGGAAAAGGACAAGATGGCAAGGTATACGATGGACAATCAGTTGTCTTTCGTGTGAAGAATCATCGTTTTGTCGGATAA
- a CDS encoding helix-turn-helix domain-containing protein encodes MQDESVYGLVYKAIREERGFTQKEAAGTTVTPHFLRQFEQGKSRITIQKFEEILSNIGIDKETFDSLKTQMFPTEFHKLQAQVADLAYKREFKKIISLINQPMENPGIAEHYVIANRVVNKFAIANIIGDSFLTPKDYQELEYIKNYLSELDDWNKIEVNIFSSILPHFSIEFLDYRLYHLLDTLKKQTEYHSIRTADYYIACLRTAIKHYSVNGYYDKAENLALKTLEVINTFPLLSTKMTEMISLSMERANNFLRKDDVRGLELAKHIFASLDNFEKIYPNQLLTRMREDFFVSVTQLNHTGQPLDI; translated from the coding sequence ATGCAAGATGAAAGTGTGTATGGATTAGTCTATAAAGCTATTCGTGAGGAAAGAGGGTTTACCCAGAAGGAAGCTGCTGGAACTACAGTGACTCCTCACTTTTTACGTCAGTTTGAGCAAGGGAAATCTCGGATAACCATTCAAAAATTTGAAGAGATTCTTTCTAATATTGGAATTGATAAAGAGACCTTTGATAGTCTCAAAACGCAGATGTTTCCAACTGAATTTCATAAATTACAGGCTCAAGTTGCTGATTTGGCCTATAAGCGTGAATTTAAAAAGATCATTAGTTTGATTAATCAACCCATGGAAAATCCTGGGATCGCTGAACACTATGTGATTGCCAATCGTGTAGTCAATAAATTTGCTATCGCAAACATCATCGGCGATTCTTTTCTGACTCCAAAAGATTATCAAGAACTAGAATATATCAAGAACTATCTCAGTGAATTGGACGACTGGAACAAAATTGAGGTCAATATCTTTTCATCTATCCTGCCTCACTTTTCAATCGAATTTTTAGATTACAGGCTCTACCACTTATTAGATACTCTAAAAAAACAGACAGAGTACCATTCAATCCGTACTGCTGACTACTATATTGCCTGCTTAAGAACTGCTATCAAGCATTACTCTGTTAATGGCTACTATGATAAAGCTGAAAATCTAGCGTTGAAGACCCTGGAAGTGATTAATACTTTCCCTCTACTGAGTACCAAGATGACAGAGATGATTAGTCTTTCAATGGAACGGGCTAATAATTTTCTCAGAAAAGACGATGTCAGAGGTCTAGAACTTGCGAAACATATCTTTGCTAGTCTTGATAACTTTGAAAAAATCTATCCAAATCAACTACTGACTCGAATGAGAGAGGATTTCTTTGTCTCTGTCACACAGCTCAATCACACTGGACAACCTCTAGACATCTAA
- a CDS encoding Hsp70 family protein — protein MSKAIGIDLGTTYSAVSVLSETGQPQILLNQDGENLTPSVVFFQDFDGKDEPLVGIQAKNLAASSPEAVVQYVKRQMGNPNWKFDSPSDTVYTAEEISAIILKRLKEGAENALGDKVEDVVITVPAYFDDARRTATKHAGEIAGLNVLRVLNEPTAAALAYGISAEKNETVLVYDLGGGTFDVTLMKIKDGEFDVIATDGDRNLGGFDFDNALSMIIAEKMEEQGAEDIYTDEHFTALLREKSENTKRGLTTVEKTNVFLDYKGKSYKIPITRVEFEEATKSLMNRTEELLDDVVEESGMSWDEIDQVLLIGGSTRMPMVQRKLEEKIGKKIVYSINPDEAVAQGAAIQAALEIANKSENADVSETVRGLAEKLVVSDVTSQALGTLALSNGVKRNTIIIPKNSKVPNKYSEYFSTVVDNQQNVLVEVTQGDDEDPQFVTVIGESTIKLPGDWPAGTVLKVTYHYDVDQTVFVEVHDSDNHLLGTFEVERQANLDKSAVEVASRKIKDLTID, from the coding sequence ATGAGTAAAGCAATTGGAATTGATTTAGGAACGACTTATTCAGCAGTATCTGTATTATCAGAGACTGGACAACCACAAATTTTATTGAATCAAGATGGTGAAAATTTAACTCCATCTGTTGTATTCTTTCAGGATTTTGATGGGAAAGATGAACCACTTGTTGGTATTCAAGCTAAAAATTTGGCAGCAAGTAGTCCTGAAGCAGTTGTACAGTATGTCAAAAGGCAAATGGGAAATCCAAACTGGAAGTTTGATTCTCCTAGTGATACTGTTTATACAGCAGAAGAAATTTCTGCAATCATTTTAAAAAGATTAAAAGAAGGAGCAGAAAATGCCCTTGGTGACAAGGTAGAGGATGTTGTAATAACTGTTCCAGCTTATTTTGATGATGCTCGTAGAACAGCAACAAAACATGCTGGAGAAATTGCTGGACTCAATGTTTTACGGGTTTTAAATGAACCGACAGCCGCTGCACTTGCATACGGTATATCAGCAGAAAAAAATGAGACAGTATTGGTGTACGATTTAGGTGGTGGAACTTTTGACGTCACATTAATGAAAATAAAAGATGGCGAGTTTGATGTTATTGCCACCGATGGAGATCGTAATCTAGGAGGGTTTGATTTTGATAACGCCTTGTCAATGATTATTGCTGAAAAGATGGAAGAACAAGGGGCGGAGGATATTTATACGGATGAACATTTTACTGCCTTACTTCGTGAAAAATCAGAGAATACAAAGAGAGGACTAACAACTGTAGAAAAAACAAATGTCTTTCTCGACTACAAAGGAAAAAGTTATAAAATTCCGATAACACGTGTAGAATTTGAAGAAGCAACAAAAAGTCTAATGAATCGTACAGAGGAGCTGTTAGATGATGTTGTTGAAGAATCTGGAATGTCATGGGATGAAATTGACCAAGTACTATTAATAGGTGGTTCAACTCGGATGCCAATGGTTCAAAGAAAATTGGAAGAGAAAATTGGGAAGAAGATTGTATATTCTATTAATCCAGATGAAGCTGTAGCACAAGGAGCAGCTATTCAGGCAGCATTGGAAATCGCTAATAAATCAGAAAATGCAGATGTTAGTGAAACAGTTCGTGGACTAGCAGAAAAGTTAGTTGTTTCGGATGTCACTTCTCAAGCCTTGGGAACTCTGGCTCTTTCGAATGGTGTGAAAAGAAATACAATTATTATTCCTAAAAATTCCAAGGTACCGAACAAGTACTCTGAGTATTTTTCAACAGTTGTAGATAATCAACAAAATGTGCTAGTGGAGGTTACTCAAGGAGATGACGAGGATCCACAATTTGTTACGGTTATAGGAGAGAGTACCATTAAATTACCAGGTGACTGGCCTGCAGGAACGGTTTTGAAGGTAACTTATCATTATGATGTCGATCAAACAGTTTTTGTAGAGGTACATGATTCGGATAATCACTTATTAGGGACTTTTGAAGTAGAGAGACAAGCAAATCTCGATAAAAGTGCTGTAGAAGTAGCCAGTCGTAAAATAAAAGATTTAACTATTGATTAG
- a CDS encoding endonuclease MutS2, protein MNKKILETLEFNKVKALFESHLLTEQGLEQLRQLAPTAKADKIKQAFAEMKEMQDLFVEQPHFTILSTKEIAGVCKRLEMGADLNIEEFLLLKRVLLSSRELQSFYANLENVSLEELALWFEKLHDFPQLQGNLQAFNDAGFIENFASEELARIRRKIHDSESQVRDVLQDLLKQKAQMLTEGIVASRNGRQVLPVKNTYRNKIAGVVHDISASGNTVYIEPREVVKLSEEIASLRADERYEMLRILQEISERVRPHATEIANDAWIIGHLDLIRAKVRFIQERQAVVPQLSENQEIQLLHVCHPLVKNAVANDVHFGKDLTAIVITGPNTGGKTIMLKTLGLTQVMAQSGLPILADKGSRVGIFEEIFADIGDEQSIEQSLSTFSSHMTNIVDILGKVNQHSLLLLDELGAGTDPQEGAALAMAILEDLRLRQVKTMATTHYPELKAYGIETAFAQNASMEFDTATLRPTYRFMQGVPGRSNAFEIAKRLGLSEVIVGDASQQVDQDNDVNQIIEQLEEQTLESRKRLDNIREVEQENLKMNRALKKLYNELNREKETELNKAREQAAEIVDMALSESDQILKNLHSKSQLKPHEIIEAKAKLKKLAPEKVDLSKNKVLQKAKKKRAPKVGDDIVVLSYGQRGTLTSQLKDGRWEAQVGLIKMTLEEKEFDLVQAQQEKQVKKKQVNVVKRTSGRGPQARLDLRGKRYEEAMNELDAFIDQALLNNMAQVDIIHGIGTGVIREGVTKYLQRNKHVKSFGYAPQNAGGSGATIVTFKG, encoded by the coding sequence ATGAATAAGAAAATATTAGAAACATTAGAGTTCAATAAGGTCAAGGCTTTGTTTGAATCCCATTTGTTGACCGAGCAGGGCTTGGAGCAATTGAGACAGCTGGCTCCGACTGCCAAAGCAGATAAAATCAAACAGGCTTTTGCTGAGATGAAGGAAATGCAGGATCTCTTTGTCGAGCAACCGCATTTTACTATTCTCTCAACTAAGGAAATCGCAGGAGTCTGCAAGCGTTTGGAGATGGGGGCGGATCTCAATATCGAGGAGTTTCTACTTTTGAAGCGCGTGCTTCTTTCTAGCAGAGAATTGCAAAGTTTTTATGCCAATCTGGAAAATGTCAGCTTGGAAGAATTAGCCCTTTGGTTTGAGAAATTACATGATTTTCCTCAATTACAAGGAAATCTACAAGCCTTCAATGATGCAGGTTTCATTGAAAATTTTGCCAGTGAAGAATTGGCGCGTATCCGTAGAAAAATCCATGATAGCGAGAGTCAGGTCCGCGATGTCTTGCAAGACTTGCTTAAGCAAAAAGCGCAGATGTTGACGGAAGGGATCGTTGCTAGCAGAAATGGCCGTCAGGTTTTACCTGTCAAAAATACCTACCGCAATAAGATTGCAGGTGTCGTTCATGATATTTCTGCTAGTGGGAATACCGTTTATATCGAACCCCGTGAGGTGGTCAAACTGAGCGAAGAAATTGCCAGTCTGCGAGCAGATGAGCGCTATGAAATGCTTCGAATTCTCCAAGAAATTTCTGAGCGTGTCCGCCCTCATGCTACTGAGATTGCTAATGATGCTTGGATTATTGGCCATCTAGACTTGATTCGTGCCAAGGTCCGCTTCATCCAAGAAAGGCAAGCAGTCGTACCTCAGCTGTCAGAAAATCAAGAGATTCAACTGCTTCATGTCTGCCATCCTTTGGTCAAAAATGCGGTCGCAAATGATGTCCATTTTGGTAAAGATTTAACAGCTATTGTCATTACAGGTCCCAATACAGGTGGGAAGACCATCATGCTCAAAACCCTGGGATTGACGCAGGTCATGGCCCAGTCTGGTTTGCCGATTTTAGCAGACAAGGGAAGTCGTGTGGGTATTTTTGAAGAAATCTTTGCTGATATTGGCGATGAGCAGTCTATTGAGCAGAGCTTATCTACCTTCTCTAGCCACATGACCAATATCGTGGATATTCTTGGCAAGGTCAACCAGCATTCACTCTTACTTTTGGATGAGTTGGGGGCTGGTACAGACCCTCAAGAGGGAGCCGCCCTTGCCATGGCTATTCTGGAGGACCTTCGCCTGCGTCAAGTCAAGACCATGGCGACCACCCACTATCCAGAACTCAAGGCCTACGGTATTGAGACAGCCTTTGCGCAAAACGCCAGCATGGAGTTTGATACTGCAACTCTTCGCCCGACCTATCGCTTTATGCAGGGTGTGCCTGGCCGAAGCAATGCCTTTGAAATTGCTAAACGTCTAGGCCTATCTGAAGTTATCGTAGGGGATGCTAGCCAGCAGGTCGATCAGGACAATGATGTCAATCAGATTATTGAACAACTGGAAGAGCAGACGCTGGAAAGTCGTAAACGCTTGGACAATATCCGTGAGGTGGAGCAAGAAAATCTCAAGATGAACCGTGCTCTCAAAAAACTTTACAACGAGCTCAATCGTGAAAAGGAAACTGAGCTTAATAAGGCGCGTGAACAGGCTGCTGAGATTGTGGATATGGCCCTCAGTGAGAGTGACCAGATTCTCAAAAATCTCCATAGTAAGTCCCAGCTCAAACCTCATGAAATTATTGAAGCCAAGGCCAAGTTGAAAAAATTGGCTCCTGAAAAAGTAGATTTGTCTAAAAACAAGGTCCTTCAAAAGGCCAAGAAAAAACGAGCTCCAAAGGTGGGAGATGATATCGTGGTGCTCAGCTATGGTCAGCGAGGTACCTTGACCAGTCAACTCAAGGACGGCCGCTGGGAAGCCCAAGTTGGCTTGATTAAGATGACCTTAGAAGAGAAAGAATTTGACCTCGTTCAAGCCCAGCAAGAAAAGCAAGTCAAGAAGAAACAGGTCAATGTTGTGAAACGAACTTCTGGTCGAGGACCTCAAGCCAGACTGGACCTTCGAGGCAAACGTTATGAAGAGGCCATGAATGAGCTAGATGCCTTTATCGACCAAGCCTTGCTTAATAATATGGCCCAAGTCGATATCATCCATGGTATCGGAACAGGTGTCATCCGTGAAGGTGTCACCAAATACTTACAAAGAAACAAACATGTCAAGAGTTTCGGCTATGCCCCACAAAATGCTGGAGGCAGTGGCGCAACTATTGTGACCTTTAAAGGATAA
- a CDS encoding nuclease-related domain-containing protein codes for MEKLLRFFKHHRNILYFILGFLWGRRQNAKVSPEPPTLSTPKHSELPSISKATHNGKMTGFEPQKLKNYPLYQHELMFGEPGKGLNKSGFDESAVNLGQEGEINFAKALQKQGLLEKLVTFWSVHNLNLEDERVDADIDCVIVSGSTIWLVDLKFYASGNVIYREADGLLYTIDSATGAQIGRPKKMSPNMSYAEESFSHKFANLLKYYRLETRVVLMPTYKGAGRLDNVFWPGHIKAVSLEEMLDELSREDKFRDTIGGQMIRQTFNLLLKR; via the coding sequence GTGGAGAAATTGTTGCGCTTTTTTAAGCATCACAGAAATATACTATATTTTATATTAGGATTTCTTTGGGGCAGAAGACAGAATGCTAAGGTTTCTCCAGAACCACCTACTCTTTCTACACCCAAACACAGTGAACTTCCCAGTATTTCAAAGGCAACTCATAATGGTAAAATGACAGGATTTGAACCACAAAAGCTTAAAAATTATCCACTTTATCAGCATGAATTGATGTTTGGAGAACCTGGAAAAGGATTGAATAAATCAGGATTCGATGAATCTGCAGTTAATCTTGGTCAAGAGGGTGAAATTAATTTTGCGAAAGCATTACAAAAACAAGGGCTTTTAGAAAAATTAGTTACCTTTTGGTCTGTTCATAATCTCAATTTAGAAGATGAAAGGGTAGATGCAGATATTGATTGTGTTATTGTTTCTGGATCTACAATTTGGTTAGTAGATTTAAAATTTTATGCTTCAGGAAATGTGATTTATAGAGAAGCGGATGGTTTATTGTACACTATAGACAGTGCTACAGGAGCTCAAATAGGCAGACCTAAAAAAATGTCCCCTAACATGTCTTATGCAGAAGAAAGCTTTTCCCATAAATTTGCAAATTTATTAAAATATTATCGCTTGGAAACACGTGTTGTCTTGATGCCTACCTATAAGGGTGCAGGTAGATTGGATAATGTCTTTTGGCCAGGTCATATTAAGGCTGTTAGTCTAGAAGAGATGTTAGATGAGTTATCTAGGGAGGATAAGTTTAGGGATACAATTGGTGGACAGATGATTCGGCAGACATTTAATTTGCTTTTGAAACGCTAA